The proteins below come from a single Blastocatellia bacterium genomic window:
- a CDS encoding CopG family antitoxin: MGKSKSSISKANSYQEIGEFWDTHDLSEYWEQTKPVEFEVDIQSEAIYYPVERKLSAQITKLARRRGVSRETLLNLWLQEKIGEETAAK; encoded by the coding sequence ATGGGAAAAAGTAAAAGCTCAATTTCGAAGGCAAACTCCTACCAGGAGATTGGCGAATTCTGGGATACCCACGACCTAAGCGAGTATTGGGAGCAGACGAAACCGGTCGAGTTCGAAGTAGATATTCAATCAGAGGCAATCTACTACCCTGTAGAGAGAAAGCTGTCAGCACAAATAACTAAGCTAGCTAGGCGCAGGGGAGTATCACGAGAGACTCTGTTGAATCTGTGGCTGCAAGAGAAGATTGGTGAAGAGACGGCTGCAAAATAG